From Spodoptera frugiperda isolate SF20-4 chromosome 27, AGI-APGP_CSIRO_Sfru_2.0, whole genome shotgun sequence, a single genomic window includes:
- the LOC118263558 gene encoding achaete-scute complex protein T8-like, which produces MSSIGVVVFRNSPLGKSQVLQESVNNSVNISNNDANQNSTREIIIVRKKQKTPSVPTTVSVTSLVRAADTSSSTAPAAKKSRSCENNADESVRSPTPLAVARRNARERNRVRQVNDGFAALRRHIPEEVAAAFENANSNRGANKKLSKVETLRMAVEYIRNLENLLNIGHDKENSSRPSMESFPSPASSSPRENSQERSYYSLHSPAIEDEDMDEDELDGSMHISRQQYIDMQAAEQFQLVATPNLYEEEEGAGQPLTPSSDLLGHEEITPNLLEGHFAFPNSAEQFTVIPERHYLSETDVPVTENDFEVKYSTIMNQQMHHSFTEDTSLPSIDPGLILNHNEYKFKAENALLVEDQFNDDMELKKELPDIHVTPEDREQFEETLKWWQEKTRQARLLKHNNKN; this is translated from the coding sequence ATGAGTTCCATCGGCGTTGTTGTCTTCCGCAATTCGCCGCTAGGCAAGTCGCAGGTGCTCCAGGAATCCGTGAATAATTCCGTGAACATATCGAACAATGACGCCAATCAAAATTCCACACGTGAAATTATTATAGTGAGAAAGAAGCAGAAGACTCCATCCGTGCCAACAACTGTGTCAGTGACGTCATTAGTTCGTGCTGCTGACACGTCCTCGTCAACAGCACCAGCGGCTAAGAAATCGCGATCCTGTGAAAATAATGCGGATGAATCAGTGCGGTCACCAACTCCGCTTGCAGTAGCTCGACGAAATGCGCGGGAACGCAACAGAGTACGTCAAGTCAATGACGGATTTGCCGCTCTCCGCCGACATATCCCTGAAGAAGTGGCGGCTGCTTTCGAAAATGCTAACTCAAATCGAGGAGCTAACAAAAAATTGAGTAAAGTGGAAACGCTGCGCATGGCAGTTGAATATATTCGAAACCTGGAGAACTTATTGAACATCGGTCATGATAAAGAAAACTCTTCACGACCATCGATGGAATCATTCCCATCTCCAGCATCATCATCGCCCAGAGAAAATAGTCAAGAAAGAAGTTATTACTCTTTGCATTCTCCTGCAATTGAAGATGAGGATATGGATGAAGATGAATTAGACGGATCTATGCACATTTCTCGACAACAATACATTGATATGCAAGCAGCGGAACAGTTCCAGTTAGTGGCCACTCCAAATTTGTACGAGGAAGAAGAAGGCGCTGGACAACCTCTCACTCCATCATCCGATCTTCTGGGTCATGAAGAGATCACTCCTAATTTATTGGAAGGGCATTTTGCGTTCCCAAATTCAGCTGAACAATTTACAGTGATTCCTGAAAGACATTACTTGAGTGAAACTGACGTGCCAGTGACTGAGAACGATTTCGAAGTGAAATACTCCACGATTATGAATCAACAAATGCATCATAGTTTCACTGAAGACACTAGCTTGCCATCGATTGATCCTGGTTTGATTTTGAACCATAACGAATACAAATTTAAGGCTGAAAATGCTTTATTAGTTGAAGATCAGTTTAATGATGACATGGAACTCAAGAAAGAACTTCCAGATATTCATGTGACACCGGAGGACAGAGAACAGTTCGAGGAAACCCTGAAATGGTGGCAAGAGAAAACTAGACAAGCCCGATTATTGAAACATAAcaataagaattaa